AGCGCAGCACGGCATCGTTGAGCAGGTGATAGACGCCGCGGAAGGCCTTGCCCATGCCGATCGGCCAGCTCACCGGTGCGCACTGGATCTTGAGCACTTCTTCGATCTCGGACAGCAGTTCGAAGGGCTCACGCACCTCGCGGTCCATCTTGTTCACGAAGGTGATGATCGGCGTGTTGCGCAGGCGGCAGACGTCGAGCAGCTTGATGGTCTGTGCTTCCACACCCTTGGCTGCGTCGATCACCATCACTGCGGCATCGACGGCGGTCAGCACGCGATAGGTGTCTTCGGAGAAGTCTTCGTGACCCGGCGTGTCGAGCAGGTTGATCGTGTTGCCCTGGTACTCGAACTGCATCACCGAGCTGGTGACCGAGATGCCACGCTGCTTCTCGACTTCCATCCAGTCTGAGGTGGCATGGCGGGCCGATTTGCGTGCCTTCACCGTGCCGGCGAGCTGAATTGCACCGCCGAACAGCAGCAGCTTTTCGGTCAGCGTGGTCTTGCCGGCGTCGGGGTGGGAAATGATGGCGAAGGTGCGGCGCTTCTGGACATCGCGCAGCAGTTCGGGCGGGAAAGGGGTATCGGCCATGGGAGATCCGCAAAAAACAAAGCCGCCGGCCCGATGGGGCGAGGCGGGAACAGGCACGATTCTAACAAGGAACCGGGCCCGATCGTGGCGATCGGCACCGCCCGGATGAAGCGACAGGGCCTGCAGCGTGGCGGCGTGCTTGCACGCCTGCGGTCACAGGCCCTGTCGTGGTCAGGCGGATTTCTTCGTCACGCGCTTGCGTGGCGCCGGCTTCGCCGCAGCAGCTTCGCCTTCCTCGTCCGTCTTCTTGGCGCTGGTTCTGGTGGCGGCGGTCTTGCCCGCTGCAGTCTTGGCTGCGCCGGCTTTGGGCGTCTTGGCTTCAAACTCGAAACCGACCTTGCCGTCCTTGCCGCGTACCAGGTAAGCCGAGAACTTGCGCCGTGTGCGTGCGGAGACGAAGCCCTTGAGCAATTCGGTCTTGCCCTCGGTCAGCAGCTTGCTCATCTGCTCGCGTTCGATCGGCTGCTGCAGGATGACCTTGCCCGAGCGGAAATCGCAGCTCTTGCCCCGCCCCACGGCTTTCTCGCAGACATAGGCCATGCCATGCTCGAACACGCGCGCCTGACATTTCGGGCAGCTGCCGAGGCTTTCCTGAGCGGAAAAGTCGACCGGTTCGGCTTCCTCGCCTTCCTTGGGCTGACCAAAGTCGAAAGTCGGCTGCTTGTCTTCGTTGAGCACGATGTCGGCGTTGAACAGCCGGCCCATCTTGTTGCGGAACCCGAGCAGCGGGCCGACCTTGCCTTCGCGCAACAAGGTCTCGATCTCGTTGTACTCAAACTGGCGGCCGGCAACGATTTTCCACGTGCTCCAGTCGCAGGACTGGCAGGCGAACTTCTTGTAGTTCTCCTTCACCACCCCACCACATTTCGGGCACGGCGTGCTCAGGGTGACGAAATCGCCCGGTACGGTATCGGACTCGAAGCTCTTTGCGCGATCGACGACTTCGCGCGTCATCTCGGCGATCTCGTTCATGAAGGCTTCGCGCGACAGCTCGCCGCGCTCCATGAGCGAGAGCTTGTGCTCCCAACCGCCGGTCAGTTCCGGCGAGGTCAGCGCGGACACGCCGAGGCCCTTGAGCAGCGTGATCAGCGAGAACGCCTTGGCGCTCGGGATCAGTTCGCGCCCGTCACGATGGATGTACTGCTCGGCGATCAGACCTTCGATGATCTGTGCCCGTGTGGCTGGCGTACCGAGGCCGCGGTCGGCCATGGCGGCGCGCAGCTCTTCGTCGTCGACCATCTTGCCCGCGCCTTCCATCGCCGAGAGCAGCGTCGCTTCGTTGAAGCGTGCCGGCGGCTTGGTCTGCAGCGCCTTGACCAGGAGGTCCTCGGTGGACACCGTCTCGTTCGGCTGCACCGCAACCAGCTGGGCGCCGCCGCCTTCCTTGCTGTCCTTGCCGCCTTCGTCCGACGTGCCTTCCTTGCCATACACGGCAAGCCAGCCTGCGTTCACCAGCACCTTGCCCTCGGTCTTGAAGGCTTCGCCCTCGACCCGGGTGATGCGGGTGGTGATCTGGTATTCGGCGGCGGGGTAGAACACCGCCAGGAAGCGCCGGGTGACCAGGTCGTAAATCTTCTGCTCGGCTTCCGACAGCGACTTCGGCGCCGCGCCAGTGGGAATGATCGCGAAGTGGTCGGAAATCTTGGCGTTGTTGAAGATGCGCTTGTTCGGCTTGACCCAGCCCTTTTTCGCAATCTCGTTGGCGAAGGGAGCGTACTCGATCGGCAGCCCCTTCATCACCTCGGGTACGGTGCCGACATAGTCTTCCGGCAGCGCACGTGCATCGGTACGCGGGTAGGTCAGCACCTTGTGCTTCTCGTACAGTGCCTGGGCGATCTGCAGCGTGACCCGGGCCGAGAAACCGAAGCGCCCGTTGGCCTCGCGCTGCAGACTGGTGAGGTCGAACAGCATCGGTGACATCTGGCTGGAAGGCTTGGCCTCCTCGCTGACCTGTCCCGGCTTGCCTTCGCACTTGGCGCGGATGGCTTCGGCACTTGCCGCATCCCACAGGCGGTGCGCGTTGGCGTGTTCGTCGCCTTCGACTTTCTTGAACTTCTCGTCGAGCCAGCGCCCGGTGTACTCGCCCGCCTTGCAGCCGAACGTGGCTTCAAGTTCCCAGTAGTCGCGCGGCTTGAACTTGCGGATGCGGTCTTCGCGCTCGACGACGATGGCCAGCGTCGGGGTTTGCACCCGGCCGACCGTGGTGAGGTGGAATCCACCGGTCTTGGAGTTGAACGCGGTCATCGCACGCGTGCCGTTGATGCCGATCAGCCAGTCGCTCTCGGCGCGGCAGATCGCGGCATTGCGCAGGCCTTCGACGTCGCGGGCGGCGCGCAGGTTGGCAAAACCGTCGCGGATCGAGGTGGCGGTCATCGATTGCAGCCACAGGCGCTGCATTGGCTTGCCGGTGCCGGCATGCTGGGCGATGAAGTTGAAGATGAGCTCGCCTTCGCGTCCCGCGTCACATGCGTTGATCAGGCCGGTGACGTCCTTGCGCTTGATCAGCCGCGTCAGCAGCTTGAGCCGATCCTCGGTCTTCTCGATCGGCTTGATGGCGAAGTGCGGCGGAATGACAGGAAGATGGGCAAACGTCCACTTGCCGCGCTTGACTTCGTATTCCTCCGGCACGGCGAGTTCAAGAAGATGGCCCACGGCCGACGACAATACGTAGTCATCGGACTCGAAGTAGTCCTTCTCCTTGGTAAAGCCGCCCAGCGCACGGGCGATATCCTGCGCAACGGAGGGTTTTTCCGCGATGATTAGTTGCTTGCTCATGCCGGCTTGGCCGCTGCGGAGCACCCCGATGGGCGTCCGTCCCATAGGTTGTAGAGCGGCGGATGATAAAGAGCCCGCCGGATGACTTGCAAGGGCGCCGAGTCCGCTCCGGACTCAGTGGAAGACTGGCTGATACTCTTCATCGTCGCCCGATAGCAGTTCGTCGATGATGAGACCATCCACAGGTTGTTCCTGTTGCCACAGAACCATCAGCACGATGACCTTGAGCCGGTTCAACGTGATGTTGAAGTCGCCCAGTGCCATCGCACGCTCGACAATCAGCTCGCGCTTGCCGGCATCGAGTACGCCAGCGGCTTCGAGAAAGGCGATGAAGCCACGACATTCGGGGCTGAGCTGGGCGTGTTCTTCTTCGGCATAAATCCGGATCGAACCCGCGCTCGGCGGCGTGCATGGCTGGCTGGTATCGGCGACGCGGCGCAGACCGGCGAGCCAGTCGAGCGCCTCATTGATTTCTTCGTCTTCGAACCCGGCGGCCGAGAGCTTGCGGGCAAGCTGATCGGACGCGGGGCAGGCGTCGGCGTGAATATAGCTTTCGAAGAGGTATACAAGAACGTCGAACATGATGACCTCCCGGAATGAGCTTGACGGTTCAACAGGCCGCACAGCGCGGCACTCGCGAACGTTGGGCACTAGTCCCGAACGGGCGCTCCCTCTTTATGGAGGCGCTGGAACCGGTTGCCTGGCAGGCGAACGAGCACGGCCTCCAGTTCCATGGGCAGCAGGATGGCGTACAGCGCATCGACCGTCAAGCCGCAACGGAGCGCAAGGGTATCGATATCCATGGCCTCGTCACCCAGGGCCGCGAGCAGTTTCGAGGCCTCGGGCGTGAGTGGCAATTGCGGCTGAGAGGGGGTGATCGGGGCCGCCGACGCGGCTTTTCGACGTGGTCGTGCGTGCGCGGGCGGCAGCGTATTCACTCGTCCCCGCAGCTCCTCTAGCACGTCCTCGGCGGTCTCGACCAGTTTTGCCCCTTCCCTTATCAGGCGATGGCAGCCGCGCGCCAGCGGCGAGTGGATCGAGCCGGGAATGGCAAACACTTCACGTCCGATCTCGGTGGCAAGTCTTGCGGTAATCAGAGAGCCGCTGCCGATTGCGGCTTCGACGACCAGCACGCCATGACTCAGTCCGGCAATCAGGCGGTTTCGACGCGGAAAGTTGTGCCGCAAGGGCGGGGTGCCGAGGGCAAACTCGCTGACGATGGCACCGCTGGCAGCGATTTCGCGCGCAAGCGCGGCGTTGCCGGCGGGATAGATGCGATCGGCGCCGGTACCGATCACCGCCACCGTGCTGCCCTCGCCGCTCGAGAGTGCGCCCCGGTGGGCCGCGGCGTCGATACCGAGGGCCAGGCCGCTGATGATGGTGAGCTGTGCCTCGCTCAGGCTGCGGGCAAAGGCTTCCGCGTTTGCCACGCCCTGGGCAGTGGACGAGCGCGCGCCGACAATGGCCAGCCCGGGACGGTTGAGCAGTGCCGGATCGCCCTTCACGTAGAGCAGGATGGGGGGATCGGCGGTGTCGAGGAGTGACTGCGGATAGGCGCTGTCGGCCAGCGTGAGAATGTGATTGCCGGCTTCGGCGGACCACGCCAGTGCGGCATCGACTGCGGTGCGCTCGCACGGGGCCAGGAGCAGATC
This genomic interval from Parazoarcus communis contains the following:
- a CDS encoding DUF494 family protein, yielding MFDVLVYLFESYIHADACPASDQLARKLSAAGFEDEEINEALDWLAGLRRVADTSQPCTPPSAGSIRIYAEEEHAQLSPECRGFIAFLEAAGVLDAGKRELIVERAMALGDFNITLNRLKVIVLMVLWQQEQPVDGLIIDELLSGDDEEYQPVFH
- the dprA gene encoding DNA-processing protein DprA, with the translated sequence MPGLGPERQRKLLAAFGLPSGIFAHSRSSIAAVIGGEGADLLLAPCERTAVDAALAWSAEAGNHILTLADSAYPQSLLDTADPPILLYVKGDPALLNRPGLAIVGARSSTAQGVANAEAFARSLSEAQLTIISGLALGIDAAAHRGALSSGEGSTVAVIGTGADRIYPAGNAALAREIAASGAIVSEFALGTPPLRHNFPRRNRLIAGLSHGVLVVEAAIGSGSLITARLATEIGREVFAIPGSIHSPLARGCHRLIREGAKLVETAEDVLEELRGRVNTLPPAHARPRRKAASAAPITPSQPQLPLTPEASKLLAALGDEAMDIDTLALRCGLTVDALYAILLPMELEAVLVRLPGNRFQRLHKEGAPVRD
- a CDS encoding DNA topoisomerase III, whose product is MSKQLIIAEKPSVAQDIARALGGFTKEKDYFESDDYVLSSAVGHLLELAVPEEYEVKRGKWTFAHLPVIPPHFAIKPIEKTEDRLKLLTRLIKRKDVTGLINACDAGREGELIFNFIAQHAGTGKPMQRLWLQSMTATSIRDGFANLRAARDVEGLRNAAICRAESDWLIGINGTRAMTAFNSKTGGFHLTTVGRVQTPTLAIVVEREDRIRKFKPRDYWELEATFGCKAGEYTGRWLDEKFKKVEGDEHANAHRLWDAASAEAIRAKCEGKPGQVSEEAKPSSQMSPMLFDLTSLQREANGRFGFSARVTLQIAQALYEKHKVLTYPRTDARALPEDYVGTVPEVMKGLPIEYAPFANEIAKKGWVKPNKRIFNNAKISDHFAIIPTGAAPKSLSEAEQKIYDLVTRRFLAVFYPAAEYQITTRITRVEGEAFKTEGKVLVNAGWLAVYGKEGTSDEGGKDSKEGGGAQLVAVQPNETVSTEDLLVKALQTKPPARFNEATLLSAMEGAGKMVDDEELRAAMADRGLGTPATRAQIIEGLIAEQYIHRDGRELIPSAKAFSLITLLKGLGVSALTSPELTGGWEHKLSLMERGELSREAFMNEIAEMTREVVDRAKSFESDTVPGDFVTLSTPCPKCGGVVKENYKKFACQSCDWSTWKIVAGRQFEYNEIETLLREGKVGPLLGFRNKMGRLFNADIVLNEDKQPTFDFGQPKEGEEAEPVDFSAQESLGSCPKCQARVFEHGMAYVCEKAVGRGKSCDFRSGKVILQQPIEREQMSKLLTEGKTELLKGFVSARTRRKFSAYLVRGKDGKVGFEFEAKTPKAGAAKTAAGKTAATRTSAKKTDEEGEAAAAKPAPRKRVTKKSA